One part of the Parabacteroides distasonis ATCC 8503 genome encodes these proteins:
- a CDS encoding ABC transporter ATP-binding protein, translated as MIKIEGLSKFFRTEEVETIALNKVSLEVKDGEFVAVMGPSGCGKSTLLNILGLLDNPSEGNYYLGDQEVGHLKEKERTQVRKGNIGFVFQSFNLIDELNVFENVELPLTYLKIKASERKQMVTDILKRMNISHRAAHFPQQLSGGQQQRVAIARAVVSNPKIILADEPTGNLDSKNGAEVMQLLTELNKEGTTIVMVTHSKHDAGFAHRVINLFDGSVVSSVSEFI; from the coding sequence ATGATTAAGATCGAAGGTTTAAGTAAGTTTTTCCGTACGGAAGAGGTTGAGACAATTGCGTTGAATAAGGTTTCTTTGGAGGTAAAAGATGGCGAGTTCGTCGCTGTCATGGGACCTTCCGGTTGCGGTAAGTCTACGTTGTTGAATATTCTGGGTTTGCTGGATAATCCTTCCGAGGGAAATTATTACTTGGGCGACCAAGAGGTAGGACACTTGAAAGAGAAAGAGCGTACGCAGGTCCGTAAGGGAAACATCGGTTTCGTGTTCCAGAGCTTCAACTTGATAGACGAGTTGAACGTTTTTGAGAACGTGGAGCTGCCGTTGACTTATCTAAAGATCAAGGCGTCGGAGCGTAAGCAGATGGTAACGGATATCTTGAAGCGGATGAATATCAGCCACCGTGCGGCTCACTTCCCTCAGCAACTCTCTGGAGGTCAGCAGCAGCGTGTGGCGATCGCTCGTGCGGTAGTTTCCAACCCGAAGATAATCTTGGCCGATGAGCCAACGGGTAACTTGGATTCCAAGAACGGTGCCGAGGTTATGCAGCTGCTCACCGAGCTGAATAAGGAGGGAACGACAATCGTAATGGTGACGCACTCCAAGCACGACGCGGGTTTCGCCCACCGTGTGATCAATTTATTCGACGGTAGCGTTGTTTCTTCCGTTAGTGAATTTATTTAG
- a CDS encoding DUF5024 domain-containing protein: MKASKCFWVALCLLVGNFSTELWAQKNLEAVVQKCKADKTIDKSVVTNKDPKTKKVYKIVSSFVVEGHAALQQEIKSAFERDKEEAYQVIENENDGVVSWFIRFSKGKNTVSYSINVDEEELLLTVIENFDMPEEKDIEIRSSSDM, translated from the coding sequence ATGAAAGCAAGTAAATGTTTTTGGGTGGCATTATGCCTTTTGGTGGGAAATTTCAGTACAGAGTTATGGGCACAGAAGAATTTGGAGGCTGTCGTGCAGAAATGTAAAGCGGATAAGACGATCGATAAAAGCGTAGTAACGAATAAAGATCCGAAAACTAAAAAGGTATATAAGATAGTCTCTTCTTTCGTCGTGGAGGGCCACGCCGCATTACAACAAGAAATTAAATCCGCTTTTGAGCGGGACAAGGAAGAGGCTTATCAAGTGATCGAGAATGAGAACGATGGGGTGGTTAGTTGGTTTATCCGTTTCTCGAAGGGTAAAAATACAGTTTCTTATTCTATAAATGTTGATGAAGAGGAGCTTCTCTTGACAGTCATTGAGAACTTCGACATGCCGGAGGAAAAAGATATAGAGATAAGATCAAGTAGTGACATGTAG